The Brassica oleracea var. oleracea cultivar TO1000 chromosome C7, BOL, whole genome shotgun sequence sequence TTTCCCGAGAGATTGACCTTTATCTGATAAAATACGCATGGACAGTCCTTAAACTGTTTCAAGTATTCATATGCCCTGCCATAAAAAAATTAATCAGAACTAATAAAATATCGTGTCAAATTAATTATAGGTTATAGAACCTTACTTATCAACTTGCATTAGCCCTTGTCCAGTAGTCAGTTTATCCTCAGGTAGATCACCTACCGGAGTTGATGTGTTTTCAAGAGCCCTCCTTACACTGTACGGGCTAACTGGGATGCCCTCAGCCTGTAGAAGCATGAAAGAGTTTCAGCAGCTGAAACATTCGCTGCATAAAAAGGAAAAAGAAACAAAATTTCCAAGAGGAAAATATAATGCTGGAGAAGAAACCTTCATAGCACTCAAAAGTAACGCAATTGCTCCACAGGCAGAAGGAGATGACATCGATGTTCCATTCATGAGCATGCGTCTTTGAAGCGTCCATGTAGGAACAGGAGCAACAGCCCCACCAGGTGCACTTATGCAGACACCAAGATCCCCATCAGAGGTTGGCCCCCGGCTTGACCTACAATATAACAATAACTATTTCATGCTAGCTACAACTGGCAATAGAATAAATCAAACGAACGGGAAAATGTGAAATTACCAAGTGTACTCAAGCCCCTCACTGGGAGGTTCCACCACCGAATGGGCACCAGCTGCCATTGCAGGAGAAACATATGCACCAACACCAATGATACTGGAAGTTGTTCCACCAGGTGCACCAACTGTTGTCAATGCTGGACCATTGTTGCCAGCACTACTTACAAATACTAGGCGTCTCTTGTTCACAGCCTAAAACATACCAGAATGTCAACAAAAGTAAGATTAAAAGCATAAAACACAACCAACTAAGTGCTGACTAACAAATACAAGAGTTTGGATGGTACTTCAGTAACAAGATCAACAAAGCGTCCATAGTCTGGAAGTAATGTTGCCTCTCCATAGCTCATGTTGACAAGATCACAATTATGCTGTAACATTACAACAGAAGTCAGCATATACACAAAAAAAAAACGTAATAACTCTGTCAATGCAAAGCAATTACATGTACACAGACATGAATTCCATACAAGCAATAATTACCACTTGTTTTGTTCAAGCTTCAAATAATAATATTAGGAAGTTACAAATGCATTTTCAGCTAACGGTATACCATTGTCACTTAAGTGACTTATTACCTCCAGGGCAGCTATCAATGCCCGAGTCAAGCCAGTTCCGGTCTCCATTGACCCTAACCGCGAGTCTCCAATTTTACAAGATATTATCTGTGCACCAGGTGCCACACCGTTTAACAAGTACTCCTAACATACACATAGAACAACAGTTAACTGACTGCAACAAATTATCAATATAAATAATTTATATAGATGAGTTAGCACCTCGGGGTGGTGTGCAGTAGCTATCCCAGCAACATGAGTGCCATGAGGAGAACTATCGGTTACAATGCTTAGGACCTTTCCCTCATCATACACGTTAGTAACGAAGGAGCAAGCATCTAGTCGGCTAAACACGCCGTACTTCCGCTCAATTCTGATTTAAATATTAGATTGGCATCGAAAGTTAAAGTAAAACTGAAGAACTTCCAAGCAAAAACTTTCTATATTCAGTAAGAAATAGATATATAAAGGAAGACGTGCCGGTAATTTGTCAGAGGGGAGAAGTCTGCTAGTTTCCCGCAATCTGGATCTTCTTCAAGACTCTGCGTATCAAGTGCAACCCTCCATACTTCTCCATCATGCCACACAACAGCATCAATAACAGGCCCCTTGTCTTCATATTTCTACACGAAAACAATGCATTTACAGCACAGATTCAAGAAAACAGCGAACAAGTATACCCAGCAAACTAGTAAAGGAAAGTCTCTAAACTTACATCAGCTTGTTTCTTTAGGAAATCAACTCTGCTTTGGAGGTCCTCACGTGTCTTCTTCAGTTTCGCATCATCCACCTTGCTATGCTTCTGGAGGCAGGAATTAAAATGAGGTCACGATAAAGATGAATAGCAGTGTCAGACTCACAACACTCACAATACAGCAAACCAAATTCAGCATCTCCGTATCACCTGATCGAAATCATACAGAATCTTTACAGCCTTTGCAATTTCTTCCTGATTCTTTTCATCCCATATTTTCCTTCTCTCTTTCTGTGTGATTAGAAAAACAGATAGAAGTCTTAGACAATAAGATTGCAAATCAGTTACAAAAAAACTTTGTTGTAAGATATTCCGATTATATAACTAATCCAGCAGACCAAAAACGGATCACGTCTGTAATGGCTACCTTAACACGAGAAGTTAAGTCATCAGTAAATAGCTGGTAAACCAACTTGCAACCTACACGCCACTCTCCAGTGGGGTTTTTCCATGAAGAATTGACAACCAAAGGTTCCCCTGTAACAAATTTATATATACATCAGAAATGATCAACGTATGTCATAGCTAGAGAATGGACGACAAACAAACCAACAAGAGCAAGAAAACCATCATGCAGAGATTAAATCACGAACCTGATGCTCCACGAATGAGACCATCTTCATTGGCTTTCACCACTGTGGAAGTATCTATATCCCCACTTCCAGTACTGAGTGATAAAAAGAAAAGAACACCATCAAATCACCTTCATTCGAATGATTAAAGAACAGTATAGAACATACCAGTCAATGACGTCTAGAACCTTTGGCTTCCCATCAGATGTTACATGCAAGCCAGCAGCAGAAGGATCAAAACCAGAATCTACACAAAGATCAAATTTCGTTTGGTCAACTCCTCAATCAGAATTTTACTCGCAGAGTTACAAATACAAACGAGAGCAGCGTCTTCATAACCAAACAATCTCTCTAGCGATTAACAATTCAAGCGACGAAAACTAAACAATCAAACGAGAAGGAAGTACCAAAGATGGCGATGACGACGCCGCGACCATCGTACTCAGGATGAGCTTCAAGGAAGCGATCCACGCGTATTTCTTTCTTAGGCATGAGAGAAGCAAGGAAGGTTGATTCGTTCAGCTTGAAATTAGCTACAGAAGCGTTATCAGCTCCAGCGCAAGCGACGCCGCCTCCGCCTCCACCTCCGCCGCCACAGTCGACGCGAGAAGCCGTTAGAGTCTCAGAAGAAGAACTAGGCATCGCCGAGGAACCGCTCCGTCTTAATCGAATTCCACGAGAGCGAAAGCGAGAGCAGCTTCTTCTGTTGAGTCTTCGATGAAGAAACGGAGAAGAAGAAATAAAATCGCGTGGAAGAGAGAGTGACGTGGAGAAAGAAGGAGAAGCCCAATAAGACGAACACGAGGGGCCTTTGACGAACGTGCCGCCAATCTGTAGCTGCAGACTCAGATCAGGTCCATCTTTGGGATGTGTGTTCGTTAAGTGGTAAGGGTGTTTTCGTAAATTAACAGGTAATAGTCATTACACCGCGTTGCGTGACGACTCTCGTATTGAGTCCTTTTGTGGATTATGTCAATGGAGGTGGCTTATTCTCACTGGTGGCTTTGCTTGCTTGCTCTAATGGATAACGATATTATTTTGGACTTCACACCATTTTCTTAATTATATTGTTTATCTTACAATACTAAAAAAAAAAATAAGTTCAACACCTAGGATGTCCACATCAGCAAATTAATTCGAGCCAATCAGATTCTAAATATATGTCATATCAGCACAACCTAAATCTTCTCCGCAAATTTGTCGATCGCCATCCTAGTTGAAACAAATCATTTGCTCACCCCGTTACAGTCTCTATATCTCCTTTTCTCTCTCTTCTCCGAGCTTCTCCGTTGGGTGAACGACTACCGTTGAATTGATTTCTTCCTTTCGATTCGATTCTCTCTACCGATTACTAAGGTTCTCTCTCTCTCCATAGACCATCTCTCCTTTGTTTATCCGCGAACGTATCTCTCTATTTCGAGCAGTTAGATAGCCACCTTCTTTCTCTTCTCTTCTAATTTAGTCGTTTGATAGATCTGATTGAGATTTTTTGAGGGTTTCATCTTTCCAGCTTATGGGTTTCGATAAAGCCTCTTCCTTTACTTACTATCACCCATGTGCTATTGGATTACGTTTCTCTGCTAACTAGACTTTTGTGGAATTTGCCAGGTTCATTCTTATCAAGGATAACGAGTAACAGGAGCAGCAGCAATCGTTTTGATTATTTAAAGTTGCAAGCTTTTTTCTAGATTTAGGACAAACTTTCAGTTATGAGGGCATCATGGGCAGATGTGGCTGACTTTGAGAAGGCTGCTTCCAGGGCAAAGCCTGCTTATGTTCCCCCACATCTAAGGAACAGGCAGTCTGAGCCTGTTTCTCCTTTGCCACAAAATGATCGTCTGGGGTATGGTGGTCAACCGTCTAGATGGACTCCTGGAGGTGGAGTTGGTGGAGGTGGTGGCTATAGGAATGATGTAGGGCGTCCCGACCAAGGTTATGGTGGACGAGTAAGTGGTGGTGGTGGTGGCTGGAACAACAGAGGTGGAGGATGGGACCGTGAAGTTAATCCGTTTGGAGATGATGCTGATTTAGAACCCGCCGTTCAGGAGAATACTGGCATTAATTTTGATGCCTATGAAGATATTCCCATCGAGACCAGTGAAGGAGACGTGCCTCCTCCTGTTAACACTTTTGCTGACATTGATCTTGGGGAGGCGATGAATCTCAACATCAGGAGGTGTAAGCACGTGAGGCCAACACCTGTACAGCGTCACACCATTCCGATACTTCTTGCAGAGAGGGATTTGATGGCCTGTGCTCAGGATCTGGGAAGACTGCTGCCTTTTGCTTTCCGATAATTAGTGGAATCTAAGTTTAACTTTAAAATATATATAAATTTTATAAACAACAAAACCTCTAGTTAATCTAAGTAGGGGTTATTGGTTGTTGTATTTTAATGGATTTGAAAATCCGAACTAAATCTAGTGTTATTGGTTCTATGATTTTCAAATCTATATTAAAATCATGTGTTATTGGTTTAATGATTCATAAATTCTGTATCAAATCAAGTGTTATTCAATCGTACGGATTTACTAATATATTTGATTTTATAATTGATTTGAATGGATGTGTTAGGATTTTTTAGTTAAAAATACAAAGACTCAAATCCGGGGGAAAACTTCCGGATTTGTATATTTTACTTGGATTTATAAATGATATATAGATTTCTAAATCAATCAAAATATATAAACCAATAACACCTAGCGACATAAACGTGTAATTAAACAAGACATTTTTTTGTTGTTGGTCAAGCTCAATAAAACTTGACTCGTAGTTCGAGGAAGCCCATAATCTTCAATCGTATAGGGCTTTCTCATGTGAACGAAATGAATTTTCACATGGGCTAATCTCTCTAATAATCCCTCTAATAATTTCTAAACCTCTATAAATTAATAATGTTGGGACTACACCAAAACTATATTTTTTTATTAATTTATAGAAATATTAATTTATCGATATACTAATTGAACAAAAAACTCAATTTGAGACTATAAAATTATATTATTTTATAGAGATTTTTAGTGTATATTAATTTATAAAGTATTAATTAAAAAAATTATATTGTATTTTTATTTCTCAAAAGAATAACCAGCTTACAGATATATTGTTACATGTTGAGAGCATATTCAACGTAAAGCTCTATTGTTTCCTTCAAAATCGAATAAAAATGATTATGGAGTAAAAATGCTTTGACTTTAGTCTATTTTTTCACTTCATAATAGAGTAATAAACAAAATTAATATGTTTCACGAAGTAACCCTCTTTATATAATGAGAAATGAAGTATGGCTAGAACATTTTTTATTTTTTATTTTTTATTTATTTTTATTTTATTTTTAAAAAAAGTTGGAATAGATTTGAAGATACCCTCAAAACGCACTGATATATGAAAAGATCACAATGAAACCCACATGACCCTTTACATTTGTTGGGAACATTATACAATATAAAACTCATATACATCACCAAATATGTGATGCGATGCGATGTGATGTGATGTGATGTTTTTTTGTATTAAAAATACACATAAACATGACCCGTTACATTTGTTGGGAACTCCACTCAACTAGCAAGTCATGTATACACATATCTTAATGCTAGACATGATTGAGCAAGCAATGAGGCTTTCCACTATTTAAGAACTAAAATTGTAGTATACTTTGAATTAGGATGAGATTTCAATAAACAGTCCAACTCTCATTCATACAAATTATAGTCTATTTTATAATATTTTCCACATGCGATTCCATCTATAGATTCAACAACATTCTCCCATGGTGTCTTTCACTGTTAACAATGACGATCTAGCCGACACAAACGTTAATGCTCTGCCTCGAGTGCCTTTCACTATTAACAATTAATTTCTCAAAAGACACTGATAACTTGTTCTCCTTCACAGTAAACCACTTCTTTTCACTCTTTGACCATTATATAAAGCACTAACAATTTCCTCTGTTCATATGATTTTGTTTTTAATTTACAGTTTCATAAGCAAACAATTGTAGCTTCGAACTGCCAACAACCCAACAACACTCCCTTTCAGCACCGCAACCCGTTGATCCATAGGCCCCACCACTGCCACGGAAACAGAACAAAACAAAATTTCTCAAAGGCCGAGTCTTTTTTGGAGTTCAGAGACTAGTTTGAGATTTACAGCAGACCAATCTCAGAATCAGACACGAAGAGAGTGTCAGACCAATAGCTACGACTTTGCCGCTTAACAATCCAGCAAGAGCAATCACTATCATCAGCACAATCGCTTTCGTTAGATCCCCTTTTGATTCTTCTTCTTCTTCTTCCTCGATCTCTTCACAGCTCTCCAACAATGGCGGATTCGAACCAATCTCATCTCCCTCAGATACTTTGCTCTCCATTATATCCTCGGAATACAAACTGGAAACTTCAGTCAACAACTCTTCTTCTTCTACTACCTCTACCGCTCGTTCTTTTTCTTCGAGCTTCATCTTCCTATTCTTCTTGTAACTCCTCAGCTTCTTCGGCAAAATCTTCTTCACTATCTTTGATCTCAGCTTCGCGCTTTTACTCTTCTCTTTCGTGAACACCACGTCTCTGATCGTCTGCACCTCTCTCTCCTCCGCCTTATCCAATGTCGACGTTTCCTCAACGCTTTCGATGATTTCAAAAGAGACCTTGTCTCTCTGTGAGGATGACGATTCTTCTAGCTTCTCTATACGCTTCCTACCTATGAGCTTCCCAATCAGCGTACCGAGCCGAACCTGCGCGTCGGGGCAGAGATTTAGGAGTGTGAACACACGCTCGAGGAAGAGGAGGGAGAAGGCGGAGAGAGTGATCCCCGCGGCTAGCTTCTTCGTGCTCAAGGCGAGCACGGCCACCATGAAAACCTTAATCACCACCACCGTCATAACGCATCCTCCTCCGCCGCGATGGTCGCCGTCGTCTCTGTTCTCCGCACCGAGGGGACTATATGTGTTCCCTTAATGTGCTTGCCTTTGAGAGAATATGATTTTCTATCATCATAACTCTTATTGTATTTAGTCTCTTGGGCCTGGAAAGCCGTTGGGGAAACCGTGTTTAAAAAAAAAAAAAAAAAAAAAAAAACTCTTTCGTCTCTGATGACCACCATGGCCACTGTCGACAGAGCTTTTGGAGTGACAAACATAAAAACTCATATCCCCATCGTCCTCGATTTGGACGTGTTTAATTATGATGCGTGGAGAGAACTCTTTCTCACGCACTGCTTAACCTTTGATCTGCTCGGCCATGTCGACGGAACATCTGTCCCGACAGGAGACGATGATATAACATGGAAGAAACGTGACGGTTTGGTCAAGCTTTGGATCTACGGTACCTTAGCTCCACCACTCTTCAAATCTTCATTCAAGACAGGCGGCACTGCTCGTGACATTTGGCTACGTATCGAGAACCAATTTCGTAACAACAAGGAATCACGCGCAATCCATCTCGATAACGAGCTTCGCACCAAGGAAATAGGCGATCAATCGGTGCAAGAATACGCCCAGGGTCTGAAATCGATTGCTGATCTCCTCGAAAATGTTGACGCCCCGGTGGGCGATAAAACACTCGTGATGTACATGCTAAATGGACTCAACGAACGGTTTGATCACATCATCAACGTGATCAAACACCAGAAGCCGTTTCCAACTTTTGAGGAAGCTCGCAACATGTTGGAGCTCGAGGAAACGCGACTTAAGAAACCGCACAAAGCCTCAGGAACACATGCTGACAACGCCTCCTCATCAACTGCTCTGGTCGCAACCGATCAACCCAACAAAACAGAGGAACATCAGCAACCACGTCACCAACAGAGGAACACTCGAGGTAATCGCAGAGGATACCGTGGACGTGGCCGTTACAACAACTATCATCAACGACCACAATACCAAAACTGGGGAATGCAACCCTCCTTCTGGAACAATCAGAACAGCAACTGGATGGGTCCTTCCAACCAATTCCACACTTGGGGTCCAAACCCTTACGGTGGCGTTGCACCAAGAGGCTTCAACCAAGGCTTCAACCAAAGAGCTTTCACACCACAACAACATGACGCCAACATGATCGATCACGGGCTACAACCAACAAGAGACTTTGCTGAGGCGTTCAACACCATGACGCTACAGGAGCCAAGCCCAAACTGGTACATGGACTCTGGTGCCTCCTCCCACCTCGCCTCCTCATCAGGTAACCTTCATTCTGTTGTTAATCTGAGCACCGGAAACACAGTAGTTGTGGGTAACGGATCATCTATTCCCATTCAATCTTCTGGAACTTCCTTTATTCCAACCATGACCCGGCCTCTTACTCTAAACAAAGTTCTCATTGCACCACAAATCATTAAAAATCTCATATCTGTTCGGCGTTTTACACAAGATAATTGGTGCTCTGTAGAATTTGACCCTTTTGGATTTTCTGTGAAGGATCTCAAGTCCAAGAAAACTCTACTCCGCAGTGAAAGCTCTGGAGATCTTTACCCGCTCCCGCCTGCTCTTCAAAAAGCTCAAACACAAACTGCTCTGGTCGCTCATGGCTCTTCGCTCTGGCACAAAAGACTGGCTCACGCTAGCTCTGATGCGCTTAAGACTCTTGTTTCCTCTTCTACACTTTCTTGTAATAAAGACCACTTGCCTTTTTGCAATGTGTGTCAATTAGCTAAACAAGTTAAACTTCCTTTTTCAAATTCCATTAATAAAAGTACAAGACCTTTTGAGCTAATCCATTCTGATCTCTGGACTTCACCAATTCCTAGTTTAAGTGGATGTCGCTATTATGCTCTATTTCTAGACGACTTCACACACTATGTGTGGGTCTATCCCATTCGACAAAAAAGTGATTTGTTTTCTAAATTCCTTCACTTCTACACCTTTATTCAAACTCAATATCAGGCTAGCATAAAAGCTTTTCAATGTGACAATGGGGGAGAATACAACAATCATAA is a genomic window containing:
- the LOC106303337 gene encoding uncharacterized protein LOC106303337, encoding MVVIRDERAQETKYNKRNTYSPLGAENRDDGDHRGGGGCVMTVVVIKVFMVAVLALSTKKLAAGITLSAFSLLFLERVFTLLNLCPDAQVRLGTLIGKLIGRKRIEKLEESSSSQRDKVSFEIIESVEETSTLDKAEEREVQTIRDVVFTKEKSKSAKLRSKIVKKILPKKLRSYKKNRKMKLEEKERAVEVVEEEELLTEVSSLYSEDIMESKVSEGDEIGSNPPLLESCEEIEEEEEEESKGDLTKAIVLMIVIALAGLLSGKVVAIGLTLSSCLILRLVCCKSQTSL